In Poecilia reticulata strain Guanapo linkage group LG17, Guppy_female_1.0+MT, whole genome shotgun sequence, the following proteins share a genomic window:
- the LOC103479596 gene encoding zona pellucida sperm-binding protein 4-like isoform X2, translated as MSAMMELFKCLLGVVLVCGVSAQQYWLQPQKHPLTPTFQKPQQQSKVPPPAAPFHECVLEEAEKIQCGAPGITVDECQDISCCFDGHMCYYGKAVTVQCTRDGQFVVVVAREATWPPLDVNSVSLLEPNEAFCGPVDGTSAFAIFQFPVTACGTTLKNDEGYVVYENHMVSSYEVGIGPKGSITRDSHFELLFQCRYLGTTVEALVLEVNPVPPPMSVAAAGPLRVELRLGKGQCVSKGCLNDVAAYSSFYSSSDYPISKVLREPVYVEVRLLGRSDPNIVLNLERCWATSNPNPQSVPQWDLLVDGCPYPDDRYLTTVIPLDGSSGLEYPTHYKRFVSRMFSFVNSDTFAXQKDTVFIHCATAVCYPSRENSCEQQCHRQRRAAAEKVPSSHRLLVSSGKVILLKSTSHQKR; from the exons ATGTCCGCCATGATGGAGCTGTTCAAGTGTCTGCTCggtgttgttttggtttgtggCGTTTCTGCCCAGCAGTACTGGCTGCAGCCACAGAAACACCCGCTCACGCCTACTTTCCAGAAGCCTCAGCAGCAGTCGAAGGTGCCCCCACCTGCAGCTCCATTTCATGAATGTGTCCTGGAAGAGGCTGAGAAGATCCAGTGTGGGGCTCCAGGGATCACGGTTGATGAGTGTCAAGACATTAGCTGCTGTTTTGATGGGCACATGTGCTACTATGGGAAAGCGG TAACTGTACAGTGCACCAGGGATGGCCAGTTTGTGGTGGTTGTGGCCAGAGAAGCCACTTGGCCACCCCTGGATGTCAACTCGGTCAGCTTGCTTGAGCCAAATGAAGCTTTCTGTGGGCCAGTTGATGGCACCTCTGCCTTTGCCATCTTTCAGTTTCCTGTGACTGCATGTGGAACAACACTTAAG AACGATGAAGGTTATGTGGTGTATGAAAACCATATGGTGTCTTCGTATGAGGTGGGAATTGGACCCAAAGGCTCAATCACCAGGGACAGCCATTTTGA ATTGCTGTTCCAGTGTCGGTACTTGGGCACAACTGTGGAGGCTCTCGTTCTGGAGGTGAACCCCGTTCCTCCGCCAAtgtctgttgctgctgcaggaccCCTGCGAGTGGAGCTCAGACTGGGCAAGGGCCAGTGTGTTTCCAAAGGATGTCTTAATG ATGTGGCGGCATATAGTTCCTTCTACAGCTCTTCTGACTACCCGATCTCTAAAGTGCTGAGAGAACCAGTTTACGTTGAGGTCCGTCTCTTGGGGAGATCTGACCCAAACATTGTCCTGAACCTGGAACGCTGCTGGGCCACTTCAAACCCAAACCCTCAAAGTGTACCACAGTGGGACCTTCTAGTGGATGG CTGTCCCTACCCTGATGACCGGTATCTCACCACAGTGATTCCTCTGGATGGCTCTTCTGGCCTCGAGTATCCAACTCACTACAAACGTTTCGTCAGCCGGATGTTCAGYTTTGTGAATTCTGACACCTTCGCTCYTCAGAAGGATACG GTGTTCATTCATTGTGCCACAGCTGTATGCTATCCAAGCAGGGAAAACTCCTGCGAACAGCAATGCCACAGGCAAA GAAGAGCCGCAGCGGAGAAGGTCCCCTCCAGCCACAGGCTCCTGGTGTCGAGTGGTAAAGTGATCCTGTTAAAGTCCACATCTCATCAGAAGCGATGA
- the LOC103479596 gene encoding zona pellucida sperm-binding protein 4-like isoform X1 gives MSAMMELFKCLLGVVLVCGVSAQQYWLQPQKHPLTPTFQKPQQQSKVPPPAAPFHECVLEEAEKIQCGAPGITVDECQDISCCFDGHMCYYGKAVTVQCTRDGQFVVVVAREATWPPLDVNSVSLLEPNEAFCGPVDGTSAFAIFQFPVTACGTTLKQNDEGYVVYENHMVSSYEVGIGPKGSITRDSHFELLFQCRYLGTTVEALVLEVNPVPPPMSVAAAGPLRVELRLGKGQCVSKGCLNDVAAYSSFYSSSDYPISKVLREPVYVEVRLLGRSDPNIVLNLERCWATSNPNPQSVPQWDLLVDGCPYPDDRYLTTVIPLDGSSGLEYPTHYKRFVSRMFSFVNSDTFAXQKDTVFIHCATAVCYPSRENSCEQQCHRQRRAAAEKVPSSHRLLVSSGKVILLKSTSHQKR, from the exons ATGTCCGCCATGATGGAGCTGTTCAAGTGTCTGCTCggtgttgttttggtttgtggCGTTTCTGCCCAGCAGTACTGGCTGCAGCCACAGAAACACCCGCTCACGCCTACTTTCCAGAAGCCTCAGCAGCAGTCGAAGGTGCCCCCACCTGCAGCTCCATTTCATGAATGTGTCCTGGAAGAGGCTGAGAAGATCCAGTGTGGGGCTCCAGGGATCACGGTTGATGAGTGTCAAGACATTAGCTGCTGTTTTGATGGGCACATGTGCTACTATGGGAAAGCGG TAACTGTACAGTGCACCAGGGATGGCCAGTTTGTGGTGGTTGTGGCCAGAGAAGCCACTTGGCCACCCCTGGATGTCAACTCGGTCAGCTTGCTTGAGCCAAATGAAGCTTTCTGTGGGCCAGTTGATGGCACCTCTGCCTTTGCCATCTTTCAGTTTCCTGTGACTGCATGTGGAACAACACTTAAG CAGAACGATGAAGGTTATGTGGTGTATGAAAACCATATGGTGTCTTCGTATGAGGTGGGAATTGGACCCAAAGGCTCAATCACCAGGGACAGCCATTTTGA ATTGCTGTTCCAGTGTCGGTACTTGGGCACAACTGTGGAGGCTCTCGTTCTGGAGGTGAACCCCGTTCCTCCGCCAAtgtctgttgctgctgcaggaccCCTGCGAGTGGAGCTCAGACTGGGCAAGGGCCAGTGTGTTTCCAAAGGATGTCTTAATG ATGTGGCGGCATATAGTTCCTTCTACAGCTCTTCTGACTACCCGATCTCTAAAGTGCTGAGAGAACCAGTTTACGTTGAGGTCCGTCTCTTGGGGAGATCTGACCCAAACATTGTCCTGAACCTGGAACGCTGCTGGGCCACTTCAAACCCAAACCCTCAAAGTGTACCACAGTGGGACCTTCTAGTGGATGG CTGTCCCTACCCTGATGACCGGTATCTCACCACAGTGATTCCTCTGGATGGCTCTTCTGGCCTCGAGTATCCAACTCACTACAAACGTTTCGTCAGCCGGATGTTCAGYTTTGTGAATTCTGACACCTTCGCTCYTCAGAAGGATACG GTGTTCATTCATTGTGCCACAGCTGTATGCTATCCAAGCAGGGAAAACTCCTGCGAACAGCAATGCCACAGGCAAA GAAGAGCCGCAGCGGAGAAGGTCCCCTCCAGCCACAGGCTCCTGGTGTCGAGTGGTAAAGTGATCCTGTTAAAGTCCACATCTCATCAGAAGCGATGA